The DNA window AGAAGTCGTGGCCCGCGCACAGTTCCACGGGTTCGCCACCGTCGAGCGGCACGGCGACCACGGTGTTCAGCGGCAGCGGGTCCGGCCCTCGGTGGTCCTCGCACACCGCGATCAGCCGGTCGCGCCGCCGGTCCGGTGCGAGGTCGGCGTAGCGGCGGGCGTCCGGCGGAGTCAGCGGCCGCGGTTCGGCGCCCGGCGGGATCTGGTAGATCCGCTGGTCGGTGGCGGCAACGAAGTACGGGACGCCCTCGTCGACCAGCACGCTGGCGCCGCCGTACTCGTGCACCAGGGTGCCCACCGACCACGGCGCCGGGGTCAGCTCGCGACAGCCGTCCGCGGCCAGCAGGACCGTCCGGCCGTCCGCCGGGCGCTGCTCCAGCCAGTACACTTCGGACCCGTCGGTGTGCAGCTCGACGAAGCCACGGCCGGCCTCGGCCAGCGCCGCGGCGGGTACCGGCTCGGGTGTCCTCACTCGGCCACCTTCGGCGTGGCACGGGCGCTCATGTGCAGGTATCGGGAACCGTCCGGAAGCCGGTAGAACACCACCGGCTTCCAGGGAGCCGTTTCGTCGCCTCGGGTGACGAACACGTTCTCGGTCACCGGCACCAGGGTCAGCTCCTCCACGGGATCGGAGCTCATCTCGGCCAGTGCGCCGGTTTCTTCCACCCGAGCGATCAACCCGGCCGGTGTGGCGGTCACCTCGATCCGGTTGCCCAGCCGTTCGTACAACCCGGTGTGCTCGGCGATGGGTACCTCCACCGGGGTGTCCGGCGGGGACAGCGGTTCGGGCATCGGCAGGTCGCACAACTCGGCCAGCAGCTCGCGGAACAGGTCGTGGTAGAGGCCCCTGGCGTATTCGCAGTTGGTGAGCAGGGCCAGCGCCACCCCGGCGTCCGGCACCACCCGCAGGAACGACGTCTGGCCGAGCGTGCCGCCGTCGTGGCCGAACACCGACCGTCCCGCCCAGTCGAACAGGATCCACCCGGCGCCCCAGTGCTGGCCCAGTGTCCACGGGTTCGGCACGGCCACCTCCGGCCAGCGCATCGCCGCCGCACCGGCCGCCGGGATCACCGGTGAGCCCGCGTCCAGGTGGGCGCGGGCGAAGGTGACGACGTCCGCGGCGGTCGCGCACAGCGAGGATCCGGCCGGCGCGCTGGAGGCGTGCAGGGTCCAGTTCGGCACCAGCTTCGGTGGTGCGTCGAGGGTTTCGCCAGGGTCGTGGCCGAACGCGACCCGGAACCGGATGGCCTGTTCCGGCAGCGCGGCTGTGTGGTCCAGGCCGAGCGGGTCGAGCAGCCGCTCCTGCAAGACCACGCGCCATGGCTGGCCGCGGAGCCGTTCGATGAGCCGGCCGAGTACCACGTAGCCGGTGTTGCAGTAGGAGAAGGTCGCCCCCAGCGGATGGTTCTGGCCCAGTTCGGCGCAGGTCTTGACGTACTCGGCGATGGCGTCGTCGCCGCGGCCGGTGTCCACGAAGTGATCGCCCTCGATGCCGCTGGTGTGGTTGAGCAGCTGCCGCACGGTGACCCGCTTGGTCACCTCCGGGTCGGCCACCGCGAACTCGTCCAGCACGTCGGCCACCGGCGAGTCCAGCGCCAGCCTGCCCTCCTGGACCAGCTGCATGATCAGGCTGGCCGTGTAGGCCTTGGTGATCGAGCCGATCTGGAACACCGAGTCCGGGGTGGCGGCCACCCCGGTGTCCACATTGAGCACACCGGCGGCGGCCTGGTGGATCTCGCCGTCGACGAGTACCGCCAGCGACGCGGCTGGCACCCGGTGCCGCTCGAGCAGTTCGGTCAGCCGACGCTGCCAGGCCGCTCGGTCCACCATCAGTCCTCCTCGGTTACCGGTGTCGCGGCGCGCACCGCGTTGATCAACCCGGCCAGCAACGCGGCCCGGCCGGGTAACTCCGCGACGATCACGTGCTCGTCCACGGCGTGCGCGTTGCCGCCCACCGCGCCCAACCCGTCCAAGGTGGGAACGCCTTGCGCGGCAAGGTGGTTGCCGTCCGAGCCACCGCCGACCGAGGTCCCGCGCGGCGGCGACGTGCCGAGGTCGGCGCAGACCTGACCGGCCAGCTCGAACAGCCAGGCGGACGCACTCGGTTCCAGTGGGGGCGCCGACATCAGCTCCCGCACCCGCACCCGGGCTCCCGGCAGGTGCGCGGTCAACGACCGCAATGCCTCGTGCACCCGGCGTTGCTCGGCGAGCGTGGGTGCCCTGCTGTCCACGCTCAGCGTGGCGGCCGACGGCACCGTGTTGGCCGTCTGGCCCGCGGCCAGCACGGTCGGCGTGACCGAGGTGCCCGGTGCGGCCAGTTCGGCCACCGCGAGCACCTGCCGGGCGATCTCCGTGGTGGCGTTCACCCCGCGCTCCGGTTCCAGCCCGGCGTGCGCGGCCCGGCCGGACACCGAGATCTCGTACTGGGCGATGCCCTTGCGCGCGGTCTTCAGCGCGCCGCCGTCCGCGCTGGGTTCGGTGACCAGCGCGGCGGCGCAGCCCCGGCCCGACTCGGCCAGCAGGTCCCGGGCGGTCGGCGAACCCAGCTCTTCGTCACCGCTGACGAAAACGGTGATCCCGTCGAGGTCGTCGAGCGAGGCGAGGGCGTGGAAGATCAGTACCAGGCCCGCCTTCATGTCGAAGCAGCCCGGCCCGGTGGCGATCCCGTCGGTCACCGCCCACGGCAGCTCCCGCA is part of the Amycolatopsis sp. CA-230715 genome and encodes:
- a CDS encoding serine hydrolase domain-containing protein, with the protein product MVDRAAWQRRLTELLERHRVPAASLAVLVDGEIHQAAAGVLNVDTGVAATPDSVFQIGSITKAYTASLIMQLVQEGRLALDSPVADVLDEFAVADPEVTKRVTVRQLLNHTSGIEGDHFVDTGRGDDAIAEYVKTCAELGQNHPLGATFSYCNTGYVVLGRLIERLRGQPWRVVLQERLLDPLGLDHTAALPEQAIRFRVAFGHDPGETLDAPPKLVPNWTLHASSAPAGSSLCATAADVVTFARAHLDAGSPVIPAAGAAAMRWPEVAVPNPWTLGQHWGAGWILFDWAGRSVFGHDGGTLGQTSFLRVVPDAGVALALLTNCEYARGLYHDLFRELLAELCDLPMPEPLSPPDTPVEVPIAEHTGLYERLGNRIEVTATPAGLIARVEETGALAEMSSDPVEELTLVPVTENVFVTRGDETAPWKPVVFYRLPDGSRYLHMSARATPKVAE
- a CDS encoding M20 family metallopeptidase is translated as MELVGVPWFERRLAAMVDDLGELVSCESPATDPAALAHSAAVLAEQGRRLLGAAPESLVVSGRTHLRWKFGHGQAKVLLVGHHDTVWPVGTLRELPWAVTDGIATGPGCFDMKAGLVLIFHALASLDDLDGITVFVSGDEELGSPTARDLLAESGRGCAAALVTEPSADGGALKTARKGIAQYEISVSGRAAHAGLEPERGVNATTEIARQVLAVAELAAPGTSVTPTVLAAGQTANTVPSAATLSVDSRAPTLAEQRRVHEALRSLTAHLPGARVRVRELMSAPPLEPSASAWLFELAGQVCADLGTSPPRGTSVGGGSDGNHLAAQGVPTLDGLGAVGGNAHAVDEHVIVAELPGRAALLAGLINAVRAATPVTEED